From Agrobacterium vitis:
GGATGGGAGAGGGAAAGGCGGTGACGGTGGCAACAGCGGTGATCGCTCCCATGGCGATCAGCCCTTCGACGCCGAGATTGACGACGCCGACCCGCTCCGCCAGCACTTCGCCCATGGCCGCCAGCGCCAGGACGCCGCCAGCCAGAAAGGCGGTGGTTAGAAGTCCGGTCAACAGTTCCATCGCGGGTCCTTTCAGGTCTTGTCGCGGACGATGCGGTAATGGGAAATCTCGTCGCCGATGGCTGTCAGGAAGAGGATGAGGCCGGTGATCGCCAGCACGGTCGAGGTCGTCAGCCCCTGCGTTTGCAAAATGATGCCCGAATTGAGGATGAAGGCCATCAGCGCCCCCGCAAGGATAACCCCAATACAGGACCCCCGCGCCAGCACCGCGACCATGATGCCGAGATAGCCGTAATTGTTGGAAATGCCGCCTTGAAGACGATGCACTGTTCCGGTGACTTCCAACATGCCCGCCAGACCGGCAATTGCCCCCGATAGCAGCATGACGGTGATCAGATGACGGCGGGCGGCAATGCCCGCATAGTTTCCGGCCTGCGGATTGGAGCCGATCAGCCGCACCTCATAACCCCAGCGGGTAAAGGCCAGTAGCGCCGCCATGGCCAGCGCGAGAAGCACGGCAATCGGCAGGCCCCAATGCACCAGACCCCAGAATTCCGGCATTTCAGCCTTGATGCGCGGAGTGGCCGAGTTGGCGACGCCGCCACGTTCGCGCCACGCATCCGTGGAGACATAGTAAACCATCAGGATGGCGACGAAATTGAGCAGCAGCGTGGTGATCAGCTCGTTGACATTGGCATAGGCACGGGCAAGGGCCGGAATGACGATCCACACGCTTCCGCCAAGCGCTCCGGCGAAAAACATCGCCACCAGGCTCCAGCCTTCCGGCAGTGGCACAAAAAGGCCAACGGCACTGGCGGCGAAGGCGCCTGCGTAAAACTGCCCCTCCGCACCAATATTCCAGGCACCGATCTGTTGCGCCACGGTGACAGAAAGGCCGGTCAGGATCAGCGGAATA
This genomic window contains:
- a CDS encoding ABC transporter permease; this encodes MASLRLQRFPSATPAAALGARAAAIALALVIAGVILAIAGKSPVNLGIQVVSSSLGSSFGLEDLGLLVIPLILTGLSVTVAQQIGAWNIGAEGQFYAGAFAASAVGLFVPLPEGWSLVAMFFAGALGGSVWIVIPALARAYANVNELITTLLLNFVAILMVYYVSTDAWRERGGVANSATPRIKAEMPEFWGLVHWGLPIAVLLALAMAALLAFTRWGYEVRLIGSNPQAGNYAGIAARRHLITVMLLSGAIAGLAGMLEVTGTVHRLQGGISNNYGYLGIMVAVLARGSCIGVILAGALMAFILNSGIILQTQGLTTSTVLAITGLILFLTAIGDEISHYRIVRDKT